A window of the Caldicellulosiruptoraceae bacterium PP1 genome harbors these coding sequences:
- a CDS encoding S-layer homology domain-containing protein: protein MGKKLYITIILLILLSLSSISAFSQYSDIPSNASYKSSVEKLTMLGIFQNQSKFMPNSLVTREDFARMIILISNLSEQAKLYEDSSVFPDVTANNKLIGYINLAIKKGYMTGLSDKKFHPKDSVTYAQVCTAVVRMLGYNDSDLSGTWPRNYIDKALDLGLTKGIIYKANEKVPKWAIAVILSRLLDTNVKSNNQNNVTFNNSVGLYKEVVILSTSDTNNKLAKNEVQTDVGILNNNVNFKFTVGQKYMVNIEDNDINKVYGSINKISQYTIQSYNLTTIFYEANKKINSFTLPINAAYYYNGNKITYDNLNTILKPYQQIILGYKTNNQGYDYVLIKDPLDESYGSYTECIILDDSKTSNKLEQNQVLTDKGIFYIGKQTKNIEVGYKYGLYIKDDTITAVFKKLNTVYRVDVDKVSDNTITYLDNGKEKSIILPQKAIYFYNGTKQSYDNLKNILKPSQRLYLAYNADKSSYEYISIKDLYDESYGTYTECIILDSSNNNNKLEKGQVLTDKGIYTLTDTKTKIDIGSKYALFIKDDKITLVYKKLNNSKSFNITDVDDYTVTISENNNEQTLLLPQKTTYFYNGTKQNYENLKNILKPSQLIYLATNSDNTGYEYAIIKDLYDEENYGTYTECVILDDSTTTDKLQKNQVLTDKGIFYKPNKINNLEIGYRYALFIKDNSITLVYKKLNTIFKGTITDFSDNMVTVEKGGANVKINLPQKATYYYNGAKQDYNSLQSILTPNQDIYFGYNKNEYDYILIKDKYSSTLGKYTECVILDNDKTTDKILENQVVTDKGIYNVAKNVGKLDIGIKYGVYIKDDTITSIYKPLNVINPVTISYIHGNTISIAVGNNESKEINLPKKTTYYYDGAKINYSDVIPKLQKNSTIIFGYNKTNSDYEYAVIYDPIYSKPQMADTASCITFKAGDIDFSDASTIIRNGNYIDKTAVAGNDVVYEVKDIFGNNRFILVVQNSIVAYIKDYKPNRIAPTSIVVQVYNSVTRKFEDTTYEISKDFDVSMLKSSEYNVGNYVYLYFGYDGKVVFIKY from the coding sequence ATGGGTAAAAAGTTATATATAACAATTATATTGCTGATTTTATTAAGTTTAAGTTCTATTTCTGCATTTTCTCAATATTCAGATATTCCATCTAATGCTTCATACAAAAGCTCTGTAGAAAAACTAACAATGTTAGGAATTTTTCAGAATCAATCTAAATTTATGCCAAATTCATTAGTTACAAGAGAAGATTTTGCAAGGATGATTATTCTAATTTCTAATTTGTCAGAACAGGCAAAGCTTTATGAAGATTCATCTGTATTTCCTGACGTAACAGCAAATAATAAATTGATTGGATACATAAACCTTGCAATCAAAAAAGGTTATATGACAGGTTTGTCTGATAAAAAGTTCCATCCAAAAGACAGTGTAACATATGCTCAAGTTTGTACCGCAGTAGTAAGGATGTTAGGATACAATGATTCAGATTTATCAGGAACATGGCCAAGAAATTATATAGACAAGGCACTTGATCTTGGTTTAACAAAAGGAATTATATATAAAGCTAACGAAAAAGTTCCTAAATGGGCTATTGCAGTAATATTAAGTAGGCTTTTAGATACAAATGTTAAGTCAAACAATCAAAATAATGTTACTTTCAACAACTCTGTTGGGCTTTATAAAGAAGTTGTTATTTTATCAACATCAGATACAAATAATAAACTTGCAAAAAATGAAGTTCAAACCGATGTAGGAATTCTTAACAATAATGTAAACTTCAAATTCACAGTCGGACAAAAATATATGGTAAATATTGAAGACAATGATATTAACAAGGTATATGGCAGTATAAATAAAATTAGCCAATATACCATTCAAAGCTATAATTTAACAACAATATTTTATGAAGCTAATAAAAAGATAAATTCTTTCACTTTACCAATAAATGCAGCGTATTATTACAATGGTAATAAAATTACTTATGATAATTTGAACACTATATTAAAGCCTTATCAGCAAATAATTTTAGGCTATAAGACTAATAATCAAGGATATGACTATGTACTTATTAAAGACCCATTAGATGAAAGCTATGGTTCATATACTGAATGCATTATTTTAGATGATAGTAAAACATCAAATAAATTAGAACAAAATCAAGTGCTTACAGACAAAGGGATATTCTATATAGGGAAGCAAACGAAAAATATAGAGGTTGGATATAAATACGGATTATATATTAAAGATGATACAATTACAGCAGTATTTAAGAAGCTAAATACTGTATATAGGGTTGATGTAGATAAGGTTTCTGATAATACAATCACATATTTAGACAATGGCAAAGAAAAAAGTATAATACTCCCTCAAAAAGCCATATACTTTTACAATGGGACAAAACAGTCATATGATAATTTAAAGAATATTTTAAAACCGAGTCAAAGATTATATTTGGCATATAATGCTGATAAATCAAGCTATGAATATATTTCTATAAAAGATTTATATGATGAAAGCTATGGGACATATACAGAGTGTATTATTCTTGATAGTAGCAATAATAACAATAAGTTAGAAAAAGGGCAAGTGCTCACAGACAAAGGTATATATACATTAACAGATACAAAAACTAAAATAGATATTGGATCAAAATACGCATTATTTATAAAAGATGACAAAATTACTTTGGTTTATAAAAAGTTAAATAATTCAAAAAGCTTTAATATTACTGATGTAGATGATTACACTGTAACTATTTCAGAAAATAATAATGAGCAAACTCTACTATTACCACAAAAAACAACATATTTCTATAACGGTACAAAGCAAAACTATGAGAATTTAAAAAATATACTAAAACCAAGCCAACTAATATATCTTGCAACAAATAGTGATAATACAGGCTATGAATATGCAATTATAAAGGATTTGTATGATGAAGAAAACTATGGAACATATACAGAATGTGTTATCTTAGATGACAGCACAACAACTGATAAATTACAGAAAAATCAGGTATTGACTGATAAAGGGATATTCTATAAACCTAATAAAATTAATAATTTGGAAATAGGTTATAGATATGCATTATTTATAAAGGATAATTCAATTACATTAGTATACAAAAAGTTAAACACTATATTTAAAGGTACCATAACAGATTTTTCTGATAATATGGTTACTGTTGAAAAAGGTGGAGCAAATGTTAAAATTAATTTACCACAGAAGGCAACATACTATTATAATGGTGCAAAACAAGACTATAACTCATTACAAAGTATATTAACACCAAATCAAGATATATATTTTGGATATAACAAAAATGAATATGATTATATACTAATAAAAGATAAATATAGCTCAACCTTAGGTAAATATACCGAATGTGTAATATTAGACAATGATAAGACCACAGATAAGATATTAGAAAATCAAGTTGTTACAGATAAAGGTATATATAATGTTGCTAAAAATGTAGGTAAGTTAGATATTGGCATAAAATATGGTGTATATATTAAGGATGATACAATAACAAGTATTTATAAACCACTAAATGTAATAAATCCAGTTACAATTTCATATATACATGGAAATACAATTTCTATTGCAGTAGGTAATAACGAATCCAAAGAAATTAATCTGCCTAAAAAAACAACATATTATTATGATGGTGCAAAGATAAACTACTCAGACGTTATACCAAAACTTCAAAAAAATTCTACAATAATTTTTGGGTATAACAAAACAAATTCAGATTATGAATATGCAGTTATTTATGATCCAATATATAGCAAACCACAAATGGCAGATACTGCTTCATGTATAACATTTAAAGCCGGAGATATTGATTTTAGTGATGCTTCAACAATAATTAGAAATGGTAACTACATTGATAAAACTGCTGTTGCAGGGAATGATGTGGTATATGAAGTCAAAGACATTTTTGGCAACAATAGATTTATATTGGTTGTTCAAAACAGTATAGTAGCTTATATAAAGGATTATAAGCCAAATAGGATTGCACCAACATCAATAGTTGTTCAGGTTTATAACTCAGTTACAAGAAAATTCGAAGATACAACATATGAAATTAGTAAAGACTTTGATGTATCAATGCTAAAATCAAGTGAATATAATGTAGGGAATTATGTATACCTCTACTTTGGTTATGATGGGAAGGTAGTTTTTATTAAGTATTAA
- a CDS encoding efflux RND transporter periplasmic adaptor subunit: MSEITSTKKIKSVKSPFLKRKFIFIILAVVIIIAAIFTVNYYLKSKATKQTSTQTQRTAQAFKGSIKVSVSGSGPIKSNQTVDITSTVSSTVTNVFKKDGDRVKKGDVIVELESSSQQDKIDSIQSQIDDLESTQQDILDSIKDLNILAPISGYITNVNLNVGDKVTKGMNVFTIIDESSLKTTLQFSSTAFGKIKVGQKAIVNIPSVSQSIDGHISYIGNRTYTTDNGGEVFDVEITVKNPGALKEGMNANAEVNVNQKTFTSISDGTLEYVNKQIVKAKTDGDVIALNARNNQFVNKGSLIIKLSNDDLEKQRKQNQSKIDDLLNQKKEAMDGLKEYKITAPFDGVVTNISVKNGDDIKPSQTICTIFDDKNLVFDVDIDELDIEKIKIGQEVNVTLDAISSTQENPLKGVVKAIAIEGNTQNGVTTYPVTISINDNNNIKIGMNANAEIIVNEKQDALLIPIEAIRKMGNRYFVFVKSNNSGSQNSSDSNFSSWQGNGNFQRRSWSNNNDNNQNSNSSNNDSNTNNRGTSGQWSSNSQYSSSANSSSNRTNRRQLLSSLGDYYKGAVLRPIEVGINNDQYIEVISGLNEGDVVILPPLATNSTTQTTQQGMGFGIMGGFGGGNPSGEFRRQSSGYNFGGSNTRNNSSNQSSSGNR, from the coding sequence ATGAGTGAGATAACAAGTACTAAAAAGATTAAATCTGTCAAATCTCCATTTCTAAAAAGGAAATTCATATTCATTATTTTAGCCGTAGTAATTATCATAGCAGCTATTTTTACTGTAAATTATTATTTAAAGTCTAAAGCTACAAAACAAACATCAACTCAAACTCAAAGAACTGCACAAGCTTTCAAAGGAAGTATAAAGGTATCAGTTTCTGGTTCAGGTCCAATAAAATCAAATCAGACAGTGGATATTACATCAACAGTAAGCTCAACAGTTACAAATGTTTTTAAGAAAGATGGGGATAGAGTAAAAAAAGGTGATGTTATTGTTGAACTTGAAAGTTCTTCACAACAAGATAAAATTGATTCAATTCAATCTCAGATTGATGACCTTGAGTCAACTCAACAGGATATCCTTGACAGTATAAAGGACCTTAACATATTAGCCCCAATATCTGGATACATAACAAATGTTAACTTAAATGTCGGCGACAAAGTAACAAAAGGTATGAATGTGTTCACAATTATTGATGAATCCTCTTTAAAAACTACTCTTCAATTTAGCTCAACTGCATTTGGGAAAATAAAAGTAGGGCAAAAAGCAATTGTTAATATTCCAAGTGTTTCACAATCAATTGATGGACATATATCATATATAGGAAATAGAACATATACTACTGACAATGGCGGTGAGGTTTTTGACGTTGAAATAACTGTTAAAAATCCAGGTGCATTAAAAGAAGGAATGAATGCAAACGCTGAAGTTAATGTAAATCAAAAGACATTCACAAGTATTAGTGATGGCACTCTTGAATATGTAAACAAACAGATAGTAAAGGCAAAAACTGATGGTGATGTTATCGCCCTTAATGCAAGAAACAATCAATTTGTAAATAAAGGGTCATTAATTATAAAGCTTTCTAATGATGACTTAGAAAAGCAAAGAAAACAAAATCAATCTAAGATAGATGACCTTTTAAATCAAAAGAAAGAAGCTATGGATGGATTAAAAGAATATAAAATTACTGCACCTTTTGATGGGGTAGTTACAAATATATCTGTAAAGAATGGAGATGATATAAAGCCATCTCAAACAATATGCACTATATTTGATGATAAGAACTTAGTTTTTGATGTTGATATAGATGAACTTGATATAGAGAAGATAAAAATAGGGCAAGAGGTTAATGTTACATTAGATGCAATATCCTCTACTCAAGAAAATCCTTTAAAAGGTGTTGTAAAAGCAATTGCAATAGAAGGTAATACACAAAATGGTGTAACAACCTATCCTGTTACAATTTCTATTAATGATAATAATAATATAAAGATAGGTATGAATGCAAATGCTGAAATAATAGTTAATGAAAAACAAGATGCTTTGCTTATCCCAATTGAAGCAATAAGAAAAATGGGTAATAGATATTTTGTATTTGTAAAATCAAATAATTCAGGCAGCCAAAATTCATCAGATTCAAACTTTTCCTCATGGCAAGGAAATGGAAATTTCCAAAGAAGATCTTGGTCAAATAATAATGATAATAACCAAAATTCAAATTCATCAAATAACGATTCTAACACAAATAATAGAGGAACAAGTGGGCAATGGTCAAGTAATTCACAATATAGTAGTTCAGCAAATAGTTCAAGTAATAGAACAAATAGAAGACAGTTGTTATCAAGTTTAGGTGATTATTATAAAGGTGCTGTATTAAGGCCTATAGAGGTTGGAATAAATAATGACCAGTATATTGAAGTAATAAGTGGATTAAATGAAGGAGATGTTGTAATATTACCACCTCTTGCTACCAACTCAACAACACAGACAACTCAGCAAGGTATGGGGTTTGGTATAATGGGTGGATTTGGCGGTGGAAATCCTTCTGGCGAATTTAGAAGACAATCATCTGGCTATAACTTTGGAGGCTCTAATACAAGAAATAACTCATCAAATCAATCATCAAGTGGTAATAGGTAA
- a CDS encoding S-layer homology domain-containing protein has product MGRRIISTFIALNFILIVLLTNINVAFSQTPQDTINNAAQILKTKGVLSGDSKGNLNLDKPLKRSEISKIMVAVLGKSSLADTLKNTGKSSFKDIKSTHWALGYIEAAKMLNIINGFTDGTFKPEDYLKTEQLVSIIVRALGYKDSDLIGKWPLNYINKGYDLGLYKGIEETIDVGANVTRGQTAAMIYNAFYAKEYEDENPISIQNPSSTEVVIKFDKDVKGLDKSNFTIDNNLTVFDANYQDNNKSIVVLKTSEQTANIVYKLSYKGKQTKLTFIGKESPFDIYGSISSDSLKRINVSFTKPINKTSIDSDSVKIFINDNEDITCKRALSQDGKMLTLVLTNKANQSDNIKIMLNNIKSTDGKTLTTQRTFTLMDTVQPKVIEVKVINSKKLRIYFNEPMQVNTNGYYKISDRNNISAEIKIDSQYVYSKITSVDEENAIDIENYSVLADGSHTLEITEAKDYANYRMIDYKTTITTVLDKNPPKAIGTEIVSNNKVRITFDEEINSINGIPEGEFEILQAGDNTNLATNATKALYNEKTIEVTFVQGNKFDVRSIAGVDIKYRNVRDLIGNINTNWQVISTKAQDDTTKPQVKYVEVLEGNTLKVVFSKAVDAKDKNLLFKLYKEDALNVVENAAKSIVSIDGNYPSDTYLVEFDSLSNINSGRFVLKISGLKDTSIRENIIDDYQTVIVAKDSQPPLIVGAISKYDSQSDSDRIEVVFSEPMDTTLLQSLSSYFVGNGSATVPLSTVKGAKVETISANQQKIVLLVPKADDTTPNKWSQTGGIVDKIAAPTLKDKAGNILANATISTPYTITANYQTMTPADIEVKAIDKNTIIIKALNGKAFSQVNPNGIMFRNAYANTELNNNADNDKIVNLNISYAELSQDKTQITLKTINSLTSDAKADSNDSGVDPEPLKFYLLEGALKDQFEQNISIPPTLDVNFYPSIRLLDGISANQKDISVGTDASSDTIIISFDENVTLIDGITNTVLAAGIDIKDGNLTLIPELDYTAYIQNGNIFIKVIKPNVVDKTLTIEIKRPDLIVDSSGNPVIPSKATQVAHVTERIKPVANAEFYSNDLKKVKITFSEPMDANTLIKNNFSCVAGGNIVNFVKSSDNRWVEITFTNNLNAGAVILLNQNIKDLAGNSISNTSITK; this is encoded by the coding sequence ATGGGGAGAAGAATAATAAGCACGTTTATTGCCTTAAATTTTATTTTGATTGTACTACTTACAAATATAAATGTAGCATTCTCACAAACACCTCAAGATACTATCAATAATGCCGCACAGATACTAAAAACTAAAGGGGTATTATCGGGTGATTCGAAAGGGAATCTTAATTTGGACAAGCCACTAAAAAGGTCAGAGATTTCAAAGATAATGGTAGCTGTTTTGGGTAAATCTTCATTAGCTGATACTTTGAAAAATACAGGTAAATCATCATTCAAGGATATAAAATCTACACATTGGGCGTTGGGATACATTGAGGCAGCAAAGATGTTAAACATTATTAACGGATTTACTGATGGCACTTTTAAGCCAGAAGACTATCTAAAAACTGAGCAGCTTGTTTCAATAATTGTTAGGGCTTTAGGATATAAAGATAGTGACTTAATTGGAAAATGGCCATTAAACTACATAAACAAAGGTTATGATTTGGGGTTATACAAAGGTATTGAAGAAACAATTGATGTTGGAGCAAATGTTACTCGTGGACAAACTGCAGCAATGATTTATAATGCCTTTTATGCAAAGGAATATGAGGACGAAAATCCAATATCAATTCAAAACCCAAGCTCTACTGAAGTAGTTATAAAGTTTGATAAAGATGTTAAAGGACTAGATAAATCTAATTTTACTATTGACAATAATTTAACAGTATTTGATGCAAATTATCAAGATAACAATAAATCTATTGTTGTTCTTAAAACGAGTGAACAAACTGCAAACATTGTATATAAATTAAGCTATAAAGGAAAGCAAACCAAACTTACATTTATAGGCAAAGAATCTCCTTTCGATATATATGGTTCAATAAGTTCAGATAGTTTAAAAAGAATAAATGTAAGTTTTACAAAGCCGATAAACAAAACATCAATTGATTCTGATTCAGTAAAGATTTTTATAAATGACAATGAAGATATAACTTGTAAGAGGGCTTTATCACAAGATGGTAAAATGCTTACACTTGTATTAACAAATAAGGCAAATCAGAGTGATAATATAAAGATAATGCTTAATAATATAAAAAGTACTGATGGCAAGACATTAACAACGCAAAGAACATTTACTCTTATGGATACAGTTCAGCCAAAGGTTATTGAGGTTAAGGTTATAAACAGCAAAAAGCTAAGGATATATTTTAATGAGCCAATGCAAGTAAACACAAATGGATATTATAAGATATCAGATAGGAACAATATTTCTGCTGAGATAAAGATAGATTCACAATATGTTTATTCAAAGATTACTTCAGTTGATGAAGAAAACGCTATTGACATTGAGAATTATTCTGTTCTAGCTGATGGGTCTCATACTCTTGAGATTACAGAGGCTAAAGACTATGCAAATTATAGAATGATAGATTATAAAACTACAATTACTACTGTTTTAGACAAAAATCCACCAAAAGCTATTGGCACAGAAATAGTCTCTAATAATAAGGTAAGGATAACATTTGATGAGGAAATAAACTCAATAAATGGAATCCCGGAGGGAGAATTTGAAATTCTGCAAGCAGGCGATAATACAAACTTAGCAACCAATGCTACAAAGGCACTTTACAATGAAAAAACAATAGAAGTTACATTTGTTCAAGGAAATAAATTTGATGTTCGTTCTATTGCAGGTGTTGATATAAAATATAGAAATGTTAGGGATCTAATTGGTAACATTAATACAAACTGGCAGGTAATAAGTACAAAAGCTCAAGATGATACAACAAAGCCTCAAGTTAAATACGTTGAGGTTCTCGAAGGAAATACTTTAAAAGTTGTATTCTCAAAAGCTGTTGATGCAAAAGATAAGAATTTATTATTTAAGCTATATAAAGAGGATGCTTTAAACGTTGTTGAAAATGCAGCTAAAAGTATAGTTAGTATTGATGGTAATTATCCATCTGATACTTACCTTGTTGAATTTGATTCACTTTCAAATATTAATTCAGGTAGATTTGTATTAAAAATTTCAGGGCTGAAAGATACCTCAATTAGGGAAAACATTATAGATGATTATCAAACGGTTATTGTAGCAAAGGATTCACAACCACCATTAATTGTTGGAGCTATTTCAAAATATGATAGCCAATCAGATAGTGACAGAATAGAGGTTGTTTTTTCAGAGCCTATGGATACTACACTGCTTCAAAGCCTAAGTAGTTATTTCGTAGGTAATGGAAGTGCAACAGTTCCACTATCAACAGTTAAGGGAGCAAAAGTAGAAACAATATCTGCTAATCAACAAAAGATAGTGTTACTTGTTCCAAAAGCAGATGATACAACACCAAATAAATGGAGCCAAACAGGAGGTATTGTGGATAAGATTGCTGCTCCCACCCTTAAAGATAAGGCTGGTAATATTTTAGCAAATGCTACAATTAGTACACCATATACAATTACAGCTAATTATCAAACAATGACACCAGCAGATATAGAGGTAAAAGCTATTGACAAAAATACAATTATAATAAAAGCATTAAATGGAAAAGCATTCAGCCAAGTTAATCCAAATGGAATAATGTTCAGAAATGCATATGCTAATACTGAATTGAACAATAATGCTGATAATGATAAAATAGTCAACCTTAATATCTCATATGCAGAATTAAGCCAAGATAAAACACAGATTACTTTAAAAACAATAAATTCTTTAACATCTGACGCAAAAGCTGACTCAAATGATAGTGGAGTTGACCCTGAACCACTTAAATTTTATTTGCTCGAGGGTGCTTTAAAGGATCAGTTTGAACAAAATATAAGTATTCCTCCAACATTAGATGTTAATTTCTATCCATCAATAAGGTTATTAGATGGAATAAGTGCAAATCAAAAAGATATTTCAGTAGGTACTGATGCAAGCTCTGACACAATTATAATCTCATTTGATGAAAATGTAACACTTATTGATGGTATAACAAATACAGTTCTTGCAGCAGGTATAGATATTAAAGATGGCAACTTAACCTTGATTCCTGAGCTTGACTACACTGCATATATCCAAAATGGTAACATATTTATTAAGGTAATTAAACCCAACGTTGTTGATAAAACTCTAACAATTGAAATAAAGCGTCCTGACTTAATTGTTGACAGTAGCGGGAATCCAGTTATTCCTTCAAAAGCTACACAAGTAGCTCATGTTACAGAAAGAATAAAACCAGTAGCAAATGCAGAATTTTATTCAAATGATTTAAAGAAAGTAAAGATAACATTTAGTGAACCAATGGATGCGAATACACTGATAAAAAATAATTTTTCATGTGTTGCTGGTGGCAACATTGTGAACTTTGTAAAATCATCAGATAATAGATGGGTTGAGATTACGTTTACCAATAATTTGAATGCAGGAGCAGTTATACTTTTAAATCAAAATATTAAAGATTTAGCTGGTAATTCAATTTCAAATACAAGCATTACAAAGTAA
- a CDS encoding DUF4160 domain-containing protein, with protein sequence MAILSMFYGIIISMYYMDNKKHMVPHIHVTYQGIEAVVSIPDGNLLEGSIKPNKMKLVQAWIEIHQDELMANWELAIKGENVYKIEPLR encoded by the coding sequence TTGGCTATATTATCAATGTTTTATGGTATAATTATATCAATGTATTATATGGATAATAAAAAACACATGGTTCCACATATACATGTAACATATCAAGGTATAGAGGCAGTAGTTTCAATACCCGATGGCAATTTATTAGAAGGCAGTATAAAACCCAACAAGATGAAATTAGTTCAAGCATGGATTGAAATACATCAAGATGAACTTATGGCAAATTGGGAATTAGCTATTAAAGGTGAGAATGTTTACAAAATTGAACCTTTAAGGTAG
- a CDS encoding ABC transporter permease, with the protein MIRFLLAYKMAIKSILTNKVRSFLTMLGVVIGVAAVIAAVGLAQGSTKSVTDRIESLGTNLIQITITGRNSNRNVTYDQLVQFAQKHQDDIQAIAPQVSGSVTVKYGTKTRDTSLIGTTEDYSTIRDVNVTSGRFILPIDVDFRQKVALVGTAVVNDIFEGQNPIGKKMKINGNVFTVVGVLQERANGQDQSDDDQVIIPVTVAQRITRNATIRNFALKVTDGNKSETVMNYLNDFLQSIYNDTTSFRVFNSAQLLSTLNSVTSTLMIILGGIATISLIVGGIGIMNIMLVSVTERTKEIGIRKAIGAKRRDILIQFLIEAIVVTGIGGLIGIIIAFVSIKAMTRFNITAIFSIPWAVIAFTISLAIGVIFGLFPAAKASRLNPIEALRYE; encoded by the coding sequence TTGATAAGATTTTTATTAGCTTACAAAATGGCAATAAAAAGTATACTTACAAATAAAGTTCGTTCATTTTTAACAATGCTTGGTGTTGTAATTGGTGTTGCAGCAGTTATTGCTGCTGTCGGGCTTGCTCAAGGAAGTACAAAGAGTGTAACAGATAGGATAGAAAGCCTTGGAACAAATCTAATTCAAATAACTATCACAGGACGTAATAGTAATAGAAATGTAACCTATGATCAGTTAGTTCAGTTTGCTCAAAAACATCAAGATGATATACAAGCTATAGCACCTCAAGTTTCAGGTAGTGTTACTGTAAAATATGGGACCAAAACTCGAGATACATCATTAATTGGAACAACAGAAGACTACAGTACAATAAGAGATGTAAATGTAACTTCTGGTAGATTTATATTACCTATAGATGTTGATTTTAGGCAAAAAGTGGCATTAGTTGGAACGGCTGTTGTAAATGATATATTTGAAGGGCAAAATCCAATAGGCAAAAAGATGAAGATTAATGGCAATGTATTTACAGTAGTTGGTGTTTTACAGGAAAGAGCAAATGGCCAAGATCAATCTGATGATGATCAAGTAATAATTCCTGTTACAGTAGCACAAAGAATTACTCGAAACGCAACAATTAGAAATTTTGCATTAAAAGTCACAGACGGTAATAAGAGTGAAACGGTTATGAACTATTTAAATGATTTCTTACAGTCAATATACAATGATACAACCTCTTTTAGAGTATTCAACTCTGCACAACTATTATCAACATTAAATAGTGTTACCAGCACACTTATGATTATATTGGGTGGAATTGCAACAATTTCACTAATTGTTGGTGGTATAGGCATTATGAACATAATGCTTGTTTCAGTAACTGAAAGAACAAAAGAGATAGGAATTAGAAAGGCTATAGGTGCAAAACGTAGGGATATCTTAATTCAATTTTTAATTGAAGCAATTGTAGTAACTGGTATTGGAGGACTCATTGGTATTATTATTGCCTTTGTTTCTATAAAAGCTATGACAAGATTTAATATAACTGCAATATTCTCTATTCCATGGGCAGTTATTGCTTTTACAATATCATTAGCCATAGGAGTAATATTTGGACTTTTCCCAGCAGCAAAGGCATCAAGATTAAATCCAATAGAGGCCTTAAGATATGAATAA
- a CDS encoding ABC transporter ATP-binding protein — translation MIELYDIYKIYRMGNNEVRALNGVTLKIQKHEFAAIIGPSGSGKSTLMNILGCLDTPTSGKYILDGEEVSKLSDTKLADIRVNKIGFVFQSFNLIQKLTAIENVELPLIYKGVHSKERHLRAREALKMVGLEDRIHHKPFELSGGQQQRVAIARALVTNPPMILADEPTGNLDSKSGKEIMAILKELHANGNTIVLITHDNNIADQANRKIRIQDGQIIEDKEVLTV, via the coding sequence ATGATTGAGCTTTATGATATATACAAAATTTATAGAATGGGTAATAACGAGGTTAGGGCATTAAATGGTGTGACACTGAAAATTCAGAAGCATGAGTTTGCTGCAATTATTGGCCCATCAGGCTCTGGCAAATCTACACTTATGAATATTTTAGGTTGTCTTGACACACCAACCTCTGGTAAATATATCCTTGATGGCGAAGAGGTAAGTAAATTAAGTGATACAAAGCTTGCTGATATTAGAGTAAATAAAATAGGATTTGTATTTCAAAGTTTCAACCTAATACAAAAATTGACAGCAATAGAAAATGTAGAATTACCACTTATATATAAAGGTGTTCATTCAAAAGAAAGGCATTTAAGGGCTAGAGAAGCTTTAAAAATGGTGGGTTTAGAAGATAGAATCCATCATAAACCATTTGAACTATCAGGGGGACAACAGCAAAGGGTTGCTATTGCGAGAGCACTTGTTACAAATCCACCTATGATTTTAGCTGATGAGCCAACAGGCAATCTTGACTCAAAATCAGGGAAAGAGATTATGGCAATTTTAAAAGAGCTTCATGCAAATGGAAACACTATTGTATTAATAACACATGATAATAATATTGCCGACCAAGCAAACAGAAAGATAAGAATTCAAGATGGGCAAATAATCGAAGACAAGGAGGTGCTTACAGTTTGA